One Stigmatopora nigra isolate UIUO_SnigA chromosome 1, RoL_Snig_1.1, whole genome shotgun sequence DNA segment encodes these proteins:
- the slco4a1 gene encoding solute carrier organic anion transporter family member 4A1 isoform X1 has protein sequence MLDADASFSSRQELLDLHGLSLSRNTSLDTPSPVDSHHVDPHLIDSGDTPIRPCIFTGASTFPEQIYGKQTNPSEESPNTSNETPTESAHLCGWGALTPKNIQVFNTPRWVLFFLCVASFLQGMIINGLINTVVTTIERRFDLRSYQAGLIASSYDIAACICLAFVSYFGGTGHKPHWLGWGVLLMALGSLVFALPHFTTPPYQVSLTEETGICYGNQNRTSCQDQEVGGLSNYRFVFMLGQLLHGVGATPLYTLGVTYLDENVKSSYGPVYTGIFYTAAIVGPAAGYLLGGHFLNIYTEINFKTTMTPENPLWVGAWWIGFLVGGAAALLVAFPILGYPRQLPGSQEHKAMRVSEAHQLKDGSHNTACDPQFGKSVKDMPKSVLLLLKNPTFLFLCLAGATEATLIAGMSTFGPKFLESQFSFSASEAATWFGFMVVPAGGGGTFLGGYIVKKLNLRCRNIIRFCMISAIISLTAIFIFLFHCPNAPMAGITVPYQSALKNPKELYDQPNNLAPGNSSSSVAEDLTVVCNADCGCVRELYNPVCGSDNIMYYSPCHAGCTSINHTEVSTGKKVYSGCSCVDVKNASLDSNGFATAGKCSSNCHHMSTFLSFLFFAIFFTFLCSIPALTATLRCVPDSQRSFGLGIQWIVVRTFGGIPGPIAFGSMIDISCLLWQDQCGEQGSCYLYQNSAMSQYTLLVGVIYKILGTIFFMLASILYQPPPESPQSSRGSSDHVTCGDKSDFPSHLATDGVIVNPHASARRQYYLMNNYSLQIQP, from the exons ATGCTTGATGCCGACGCCTCCTTTAGCTCCAGACAGGAGCTCCTTGACCTTCACGGCCTTTCTTTAAGTAGAAATACCTCTCTCGACACACCCAGCCCCGTAGACTCTCACCACGTAGATCCACATCTCATAGACTCAGGCGATACTCCCATCCGACCTTGCATCTTTACCGGAGCTTCCACTTTTCCAGAACAAATCTACGGGAAGCAAACAAACCCTAGTGAAGAATCGCCAAACACATCCAATGAAACACCCACAGAGTCGGCTCACCTTTGCGGATGGGGGGCGCTAACACCCAAAAACATCCAAGTCTTCAACACGCCACGATGGGTGTTGTTTTTTCTATGTGTAGCTTCGTTTCTACAAGGGATGATCATCAATGGTTTAATCAATACTGTGGTGACAACCATCGAGAGACGATTCGACCTACGAAGCTACCAAGCGGGTCTCATCGCTAGCTCCTATGATATCGCCGCTTGTATTTGTTTAGCATTTGTTAGCTACTTTGGTGGGACGGGCCATAAGCCTCATTGGTTGGGTTGGGGGGTTCTTCTCATGGCTTTGGGTTCCCTGGTTTTCGCCTTGCCTCACTTCACCACGCCACCTTACCAGGTTAGTCTGACTGAAGAAACTGGAATATGCTATGGCAACCAGAATAGGACATCTTGTCAGGATCAAGAAGTTGGAGGGTTGTCCAATTATCGATTTGTTTTCATGCTGGGACAATTGCTTCATGGAGTCGGCGCCACGCCTCTCTACACGTTGGGAGTTACGTATTTGGATGAGAATGTCAAGTCCAGCTACGGGCCTGTTTATACCG GGATCTTTTATACTGCAGCCATTGTGGGTCCGGCAGCCGGTTATCTGCTCGGCGGTCACTTCCTCAACATTTACACTGAGATCAACTTCAA GACAACTATGACTCCAGAGAACCCTTTGTGGGTTGGTGCTTGGTGGATCGGCTTTCTTGTTGGAGGAGCAGCAGCACTATTGGTGGCCTTTCCTATCCTGGGCTACCCAAGACAGTTGCCAG GTTCTCAAGAGCATAAAGCCATGAGAGTATCCGAAGCCCACCAGCTCAAAGATGGCAGCCACAACACAGCCTGTGACCCTCAATTTGGAAAATCTGTCAAAGACATGCCAAA atCTGTACTACTCCTCCTAAAGAATCCCACCTTCTTATTTTTATGCTTGGCTGGTGCTACCGAGGCTACCCTGATTGCTGGCATGTCAACTTTTGGTCCCAAATTCTTGGAGTCTCAATTCAGTTTTAGTGCATCTGAAGCTGCTACCTGGTTTG GCTTCATGGTGGTCCCTGCCGGAGGTGGAGGCACTTTCCTGGGGGGCTACATCGTAAAGAAACTGAACCTGCGCTGCCGAAACATCATTCGTTTCTGCATGATTTCTGCCATAATCAGTCTGACCGCCATCTTCATCTTTCTCTTCCACTGCCCCAATGCACCCATGGCCGGTATCACCGTTCCTTATCAGTCTGCTCTCAAGAACCCTAAAGAGCTTTACGACCAACCTAATAATCTGGCTCCAGGAAACAG CAGCTCTTCTGTAGCAGAGGACTTAACAGTGGTCTGCAACGCGGATTGTGGCTGTGTCCGCGAGCTCTACAATCCAGTTTGTGGCTCTGACAACATCATGTATTACTCTCCCTGCCATGCTGGTTGCACTTCCATTAACCATACTGAAGTCTCCACAGGCAAGAAG GTGTACTCTGGATGTAGCTGTGTGGATGTAAAGAACGCTTCCCTGGACTCAAATGGATTTGCTACGGCAGGAAAATGTAGTAGCAACTGCCACCACATGTCCACCTTCctctccttcctcttcttcgCCATCttcttcactttcctctgtagCATCCCGGCGCTTACTGCCACACTCAG GTGCGTACCAGACAGCCAGAGATCCTTTGGACTTGGTATCCAGTGGATTGTGGTCCGCACATTTG GTGGTATACCCGGGCCCATTGCATTTGGATCCATGATTGACATCTCCTGTTTGCTGTGGCAGGATCAGTGTGGAGAACAGGGCTCTTGCTACCTCTATCAAAACTCTGCCATGAGCCAATACACACTCCTTGTGGGAGTCATATACAAG ATTTTGGGGACAATCTTCTTCATGCTGGCCAGCATCTTGTACCAACCTCCTCCGGAATCGCCCCAAAGCAGCCGAGGAAGTAGTGACCACGTCACCTGTGGTGACAAGAGTGACTTTCCATCCCACCTAGCTACAGACGGGGTCATCGTCAACCCGCATGCCAG
- the slco4a1 gene encoding solute carrier organic anion transporter family member 4A1 isoform X3, with the protein MLDADASFSSRQELLDLHGLSLSRNTSLDTPSPVDSHHVDPHLIDSGDTPIRPCIFTGASTFPEQIYGKQTNPSEESPNTSNETPTESAHLCGWGALTPKNIQVFNTPRWVLFFLCVASFLQGMIINGLINTVVTTIERRFDLRSYQAGLIASSYDIAACICLAFVSYFGGTGHKPHWLGWGVLLMALGSLVFALPHFTTPPYQVSLTEETGICYGNQNRTSCQDQEVGGLSNYRFVFMLGQLLHGVGATPLYTLGVTYLDENVKSSYGPVYTGIFYTAAIVGPAAGYLLGGHFLNIYTEINFKTTMTPENPLWVGAWWIGFLVGGAAALLVAFPILGYPRQLPGSQEHKAMRVSEAHQLKDGSHNTACDPQFGKSVKDMPKSVLLLLKNPTFLFLCLAGATEATLIAGMSTFGPKFLESQFSFSASEAATWFGFMVVPAGGGGTFLGGYIVKKLNLRCRNIIRFCMISAIISLTAIFIFLFHCPNAPMAGITVPYQSALKNPKELYDQPNNLAPGNSSSSVAEDLTVVCNADCGCVRELYNPVCGSDNIMYYSPCHAGCTSINHTEVSTGKKVYSGCSCVDVKNASLDSNGFATAGKCSSNCHHMSTFLSFLFFAIFFTFLCSIPALTATLRCVPDSQRSFGLGIQWIVVRTFGGIPGPIAFGSMIDISCLLWQDQCGEQGSCYLYQNSAMSQYTLLVGVIYKILGTIFFMLASILYQPPPESPQSSRGSSDHVTCGDKSDFPSHLATDGVIVNPHARF; encoded by the exons ATGCTTGATGCCGACGCCTCCTTTAGCTCCAGACAGGAGCTCCTTGACCTTCACGGCCTTTCTTTAAGTAGAAATACCTCTCTCGACACACCCAGCCCCGTAGACTCTCACCACGTAGATCCACATCTCATAGACTCAGGCGATACTCCCATCCGACCTTGCATCTTTACCGGAGCTTCCACTTTTCCAGAACAAATCTACGGGAAGCAAACAAACCCTAGTGAAGAATCGCCAAACACATCCAATGAAACACCCACAGAGTCGGCTCACCTTTGCGGATGGGGGGCGCTAACACCCAAAAACATCCAAGTCTTCAACACGCCACGATGGGTGTTGTTTTTTCTATGTGTAGCTTCGTTTCTACAAGGGATGATCATCAATGGTTTAATCAATACTGTGGTGACAACCATCGAGAGACGATTCGACCTACGAAGCTACCAAGCGGGTCTCATCGCTAGCTCCTATGATATCGCCGCTTGTATTTGTTTAGCATTTGTTAGCTACTTTGGTGGGACGGGCCATAAGCCTCATTGGTTGGGTTGGGGGGTTCTTCTCATGGCTTTGGGTTCCCTGGTTTTCGCCTTGCCTCACTTCACCACGCCACCTTACCAGGTTAGTCTGACTGAAGAAACTGGAATATGCTATGGCAACCAGAATAGGACATCTTGTCAGGATCAAGAAGTTGGAGGGTTGTCCAATTATCGATTTGTTTTCATGCTGGGACAATTGCTTCATGGAGTCGGCGCCACGCCTCTCTACACGTTGGGAGTTACGTATTTGGATGAGAATGTCAAGTCCAGCTACGGGCCTGTTTATACCG GGATCTTTTATACTGCAGCCATTGTGGGTCCGGCAGCCGGTTATCTGCTCGGCGGTCACTTCCTCAACATTTACACTGAGATCAACTTCAA GACAACTATGACTCCAGAGAACCCTTTGTGGGTTGGTGCTTGGTGGATCGGCTTTCTTGTTGGAGGAGCAGCAGCACTATTGGTGGCCTTTCCTATCCTGGGCTACCCAAGACAGTTGCCAG GTTCTCAAGAGCATAAAGCCATGAGAGTATCCGAAGCCCACCAGCTCAAAGATGGCAGCCACAACACAGCCTGTGACCCTCAATTTGGAAAATCTGTCAAAGACATGCCAAA atCTGTACTACTCCTCCTAAAGAATCCCACCTTCTTATTTTTATGCTTGGCTGGTGCTACCGAGGCTACCCTGATTGCTGGCATGTCAACTTTTGGTCCCAAATTCTTGGAGTCTCAATTCAGTTTTAGTGCATCTGAAGCTGCTACCTGGTTTG GCTTCATGGTGGTCCCTGCCGGAGGTGGAGGCACTTTCCTGGGGGGCTACATCGTAAAGAAACTGAACCTGCGCTGCCGAAACATCATTCGTTTCTGCATGATTTCTGCCATAATCAGTCTGACCGCCATCTTCATCTTTCTCTTCCACTGCCCCAATGCACCCATGGCCGGTATCACCGTTCCTTATCAGTCTGCTCTCAAGAACCCTAAAGAGCTTTACGACCAACCTAATAATCTGGCTCCAGGAAACAG CAGCTCTTCTGTAGCAGAGGACTTAACAGTGGTCTGCAACGCGGATTGTGGCTGTGTCCGCGAGCTCTACAATCCAGTTTGTGGCTCTGACAACATCATGTATTACTCTCCCTGCCATGCTGGTTGCACTTCCATTAACCATACTGAAGTCTCCACAGGCAAGAAG GTGTACTCTGGATGTAGCTGTGTGGATGTAAAGAACGCTTCCCTGGACTCAAATGGATTTGCTACGGCAGGAAAATGTAGTAGCAACTGCCACCACATGTCCACCTTCctctccttcctcttcttcgCCATCttcttcactttcctctgtagCATCCCGGCGCTTACTGCCACACTCAG GTGCGTACCAGACAGCCAGAGATCCTTTGGACTTGGTATCCAGTGGATTGTGGTCCGCACATTTG GTGGTATACCCGGGCCCATTGCATTTGGATCCATGATTGACATCTCCTGTTTGCTGTGGCAGGATCAGTGTGGAGAACAGGGCTCTTGCTACCTCTATCAAAACTCTGCCATGAGCCAATACACACTCCTTGTGGGAGTCATATACAAG ATTTTGGGGACAATCTTCTTCATGCTGGCCAGCATCTTGTACCAACCTCCTCCGGAATCGCCCCAAAGCAGCCGAGGAAGTAGTGACCACGTCACCTGTGGTGACAAGAGTGACTTTCCATCCCACCTAGCTACAGACGGGGTCATCGTCAACCCGCATGCCAGGTTTTGA
- the slco4a1 gene encoding solute carrier organic anion transporter family member 4A1 isoform X2, translating to MLDADASFSSRQELLDLHGLSLSRNTSLDTPSPVDSHHVDPHLIDSGDTPIRPCIFTGASTFPEQIYGKQTNPSEESPNTSNETPTESAHLCGWGALTPKNIQVFNTPRWVLFFLCVASFLQGMIINGLINTVVTTIERRFDLRSYQAGLIASSYDIAACICLAFVSYFGGTGHKPHWLGWGVLLMALGSLVFALPHFTTPPYQVSLTEETGICYGNQNRTSCQDQEVGGLSNYRFVFMLGQLLHGVGATPLYTLGVTYLDENVKSSYGPVYTGIFYTAAIVGPAAGYLLGGHFLNIYTEINFKTTMTPENPLWVGAWWIGFLVGGAAALLVAFPILGYPRQLPGSQEHKAMRVSEAHQLKDGSHNTACDPQFGKSVKDMPKSVLLLLKNPTFLFLCLAGATEATLIAGMSTFGPKFLESQFSFSASEAATWFGFMVVPAGGGGTFLGGYIVKKLNLRCRNIIRFCMISAIISLTAIFIFLFHCPNAPMAGITVPYQSALKNPKELYDQPNNLAPGNSSSVAEDLTVVCNADCGCVRELYNPVCGSDNIMYYSPCHAGCTSINHTEVSTGKKVYSGCSCVDVKNASLDSNGFATAGKCSSNCHHMSTFLSFLFFAIFFTFLCSIPALTATLRCVPDSQRSFGLGIQWIVVRTFGGIPGPIAFGSMIDISCLLWQDQCGEQGSCYLYQNSAMSQYTLLVGVIYKILGTIFFMLASILYQPPPESPQSSRGSSDHVTCGDKSDFPSHLATDGVIVNPHASARRQYYLMNNYSLQIQP from the exons ATGCTTGATGCCGACGCCTCCTTTAGCTCCAGACAGGAGCTCCTTGACCTTCACGGCCTTTCTTTAAGTAGAAATACCTCTCTCGACACACCCAGCCCCGTAGACTCTCACCACGTAGATCCACATCTCATAGACTCAGGCGATACTCCCATCCGACCTTGCATCTTTACCGGAGCTTCCACTTTTCCAGAACAAATCTACGGGAAGCAAACAAACCCTAGTGAAGAATCGCCAAACACATCCAATGAAACACCCACAGAGTCGGCTCACCTTTGCGGATGGGGGGCGCTAACACCCAAAAACATCCAAGTCTTCAACACGCCACGATGGGTGTTGTTTTTTCTATGTGTAGCTTCGTTTCTACAAGGGATGATCATCAATGGTTTAATCAATACTGTGGTGACAACCATCGAGAGACGATTCGACCTACGAAGCTACCAAGCGGGTCTCATCGCTAGCTCCTATGATATCGCCGCTTGTATTTGTTTAGCATTTGTTAGCTACTTTGGTGGGACGGGCCATAAGCCTCATTGGTTGGGTTGGGGGGTTCTTCTCATGGCTTTGGGTTCCCTGGTTTTCGCCTTGCCTCACTTCACCACGCCACCTTACCAGGTTAGTCTGACTGAAGAAACTGGAATATGCTATGGCAACCAGAATAGGACATCTTGTCAGGATCAAGAAGTTGGAGGGTTGTCCAATTATCGATTTGTTTTCATGCTGGGACAATTGCTTCATGGAGTCGGCGCCACGCCTCTCTACACGTTGGGAGTTACGTATTTGGATGAGAATGTCAAGTCCAGCTACGGGCCTGTTTATACCG GGATCTTTTATACTGCAGCCATTGTGGGTCCGGCAGCCGGTTATCTGCTCGGCGGTCACTTCCTCAACATTTACACTGAGATCAACTTCAA GACAACTATGACTCCAGAGAACCCTTTGTGGGTTGGTGCTTGGTGGATCGGCTTTCTTGTTGGAGGAGCAGCAGCACTATTGGTGGCCTTTCCTATCCTGGGCTACCCAAGACAGTTGCCAG GTTCTCAAGAGCATAAAGCCATGAGAGTATCCGAAGCCCACCAGCTCAAAGATGGCAGCCACAACACAGCCTGTGACCCTCAATTTGGAAAATCTGTCAAAGACATGCCAAA atCTGTACTACTCCTCCTAAAGAATCCCACCTTCTTATTTTTATGCTTGGCTGGTGCTACCGAGGCTACCCTGATTGCTGGCATGTCAACTTTTGGTCCCAAATTCTTGGAGTCTCAATTCAGTTTTAGTGCATCTGAAGCTGCTACCTGGTTTG GCTTCATGGTGGTCCCTGCCGGAGGTGGAGGCACTTTCCTGGGGGGCTACATCGTAAAGAAACTGAACCTGCGCTGCCGAAACATCATTCGTTTCTGCATGATTTCTGCCATAATCAGTCTGACCGCCATCTTCATCTTTCTCTTCCACTGCCCCAATGCACCCATGGCCGGTATCACCGTTCCTTATCAGTCTGCTCTCAAGAACCCTAAAGAGCTTTACGACCAACCTAATAATCTGGCTCCAGGAAACAG CTCTTCTGTAGCAGAGGACTTAACAGTGGTCTGCAACGCGGATTGTGGCTGTGTCCGCGAGCTCTACAATCCAGTTTGTGGCTCTGACAACATCATGTATTACTCTCCCTGCCATGCTGGTTGCACTTCCATTAACCATACTGAAGTCTCCACAGGCAAGAAG GTGTACTCTGGATGTAGCTGTGTGGATGTAAAGAACGCTTCCCTGGACTCAAATGGATTTGCTACGGCAGGAAAATGTAGTAGCAACTGCCACCACATGTCCACCTTCctctccttcctcttcttcgCCATCttcttcactttcctctgtagCATCCCGGCGCTTACTGCCACACTCAG GTGCGTACCAGACAGCCAGAGATCCTTTGGACTTGGTATCCAGTGGATTGTGGTCCGCACATTTG GTGGTATACCCGGGCCCATTGCATTTGGATCCATGATTGACATCTCCTGTTTGCTGTGGCAGGATCAGTGTGGAGAACAGGGCTCTTGCTACCTCTATCAAAACTCTGCCATGAGCCAATACACACTCCTTGTGGGAGTCATATACAAG ATTTTGGGGACAATCTTCTTCATGCTGGCCAGCATCTTGTACCAACCTCCTCCGGAATCGCCCCAAAGCAGCCGAGGAAGTAGTGACCACGTCACCTGTGGTGACAAGAGTGACTTTCCATCCCACCTAGCTACAGACGGGGTCATCGTCAACCCGCATGCCAG